In Mycteria americana isolate JAX WOST 10 ecotype Jacksonville Zoo and Gardens chromosome 5, USCA_MyAme_1.0, whole genome shotgun sequence, one DNA window encodes the following:
- the SLC39A13 gene encoding zinc transporter ZIP13 has translation MTKQKLLLDGTLSLFLVVACEAQQLPRSHVAASSGPLCEKEAESWGNLFSSERLDAWICSLIGSFMVGLSGVFPLLVIPFETGAALRSEAGSHRLKQLLSFAIGGLLGNVFLHMLPEAWAYTCSATTGEGQSFQQQKLLGLWVITGFLTFLVLEKIFLEKEEEECPGVGCDSKAPAGKIPNGSGYPLLKVAGQSQRAGTGSTQCNGSSLQSCPTGNRIKISGYLNLLANTIDNFTHGLAVAASFLVSRKVGFLTTMAILLHEIPHEVGDFAILLRAGFDRWSAAKMQLSTALGGILGACFAICAQSPKGAGETVAWILPFTSGGFLYIALVNVVPDLLEEKNPWNSLQQILLLCTGITVMVLLSLTTE, from the exons ATGacaaaacaaaagcttctgcTTGATGGGACGCTCTCCTTGTTTCTGGTCGTGGCCTGTGAAGCTCAGCAGCTCCCGAGGAGTCATGTTGCTGCTAGTTCTGGTCCTCTGTGCGAGAAGGAGGCAGAGTCCTGGGGAAACCTTTTCAGCAGCGAGCGGCTGGATGCCTGGATCTGTTCCCTCATCGGTTCGTTCATGGTGGGGCTGAGTGGGGTCTTCCCCTTGCTGGTGATCCCATTTGAGACAGGAGCTGCTCTGCGGTCAGAAG ctGGATCACACCGTTTGAAGCAGTTGCTGAGTTTTGCAATTGGTGGACTACTGGGGAATGTGTTTCTGCACATGCTTCCCGAAGCCTGGGCCTACACATGCAGTGCAACGACAG GAGAAGGGCAGAgctttcagcagcagaagcttCTGGGTCTCTGGGTGATAACTGGTTTCCTGACCTTCCTGGTGCTAGAGAAGATCTTCctagagaaagaagaggaggagtgCCCTGGTGTG GGTTGTGATTCCAAAGCACCAGCGGGAAAGATTCCCAATGGAAGTGGCTACCCCCTGCTGAAGGTGGCAGGCCAGTCCCAAAGAGCAGGAACAGGTTCCACTCAGTGTAATGGCTCCTCTCTCCAGTCTTGTCCAACAGGCAACAGAATCAAG aTTAGTGGATACCTCAATCTGCTGGCCAACACCATTGATAACTTTACACATGGCCTGGCAGTAGCAGCCAGCTTCCTGGTTAGCCGAAAG GTTGGGTTCCTAACCACAATGGCCATTCTCCTGCACGAAATCCCACATGAG GTTGGAGACTTTGCAATCCTACTTCGGGCTGGCTTTGACCGCTGGAGTGCAGCCAAGATGCAGCTTTCCACAGCTCTGGGGGGGATTCTAGGAGCCTGCTTTGCAATATGTGCTCAGTCACCAAAAGGAGCAG GGGAAACAGTAGCCTGGATCCTCCCTTTCACTTCTGGAGGATTTCTGTATATTGCCTTGGTAAATGTTGTGCCTGATCTTCTGGAGGAAAAGAATCCTTG gAACTCACTGCAGCAAATTCTGCTCCTGTGTACAGGCATTACAGTCATGGTGCTACTCTCGCTCACAACCGAGTGA